A single genomic interval of Sebastes umbrosus isolate fSebUmb1 chromosome 9, fSebUmb1.pri, whole genome shotgun sequence harbors:
- the gfra4b gene encoding GDNF family receptor alpha-4, with the protein MDLWGVYLFHLITLALLEVILAGRDCLVAGDSCSSDETCSPRLRTLRQCVAGNGSVKLGPGARSQCANAVSALLSSPLHGCQCKRGMKKEKNCLSIYWSLHQSIIHGLNLVESYPYETVHRDYDYVRLASITADSDVGMTTVNRCLDAAKACNVDDLCQKLRTEYVSACIKPTAKSGLCNRPKCNKALRRFFDRVPADYTHELLFCPCTDTACAERRRQTIVPSCSYESVEKPNCITQMKICNADYVCRSRLAQFQYDCEPSESSANGCKQGNYGACLLAYTGLIGSTITPNYVDNSTSSVAPWCSCSASGSRKEDCDQFLGYFTDNICLRNALMTFGSESDQQPTVSQSSTPSPGHGSRENRSTASPPDTIETMRNILDTIIPTQALGNELLVGQSTLPSNSLPNSASPPSLMLQAAFGLLLLLLHLLNNGH; encoded by the exons CTCTGTTAGAGGTTATACTGGCCGGCAGAGACTGCTTGGTGGCCGGAGACTCTTGCTCCAGTGACGAGACTTGTAGTCCACGTCTGCGGACTTTGCGTCAGTGTGTGGCGGGCAATGGCAGCGTGAAGCTGGGTCCCGGGGCCAGGAGCCAGTGTGCCAACGCAGTGTCCGCCCTGCTGTCCAGCCCCTTACATGGCTGCCAGTGTAAACGGGGcatgaagaaggagaagaactGCCTGAGTATCTACTGGAGCCTTCATCAGTCTATCATACATG GACTCAACCTGGTGGAGAGTTATCCCTACGAGACGGTGCACAGGGATTACGACTACGTCCGCTTGGCCTCTATTACAGCTG ACTCAGATGTTGGCATGACAACTGTGAATCGCTGCCTGGATGCGGCCAAGGCTTGCAACGTGGACGACTTGTGCCAGAAGCTCCGCACAGAATATGTCTCAGCTTGCATCAAACCCACTGCCAAGTCGGGCCTGTGCAACCGGCCTAAATGCAACAAGGCCCTGCGCAGGTTCTTTGACCGCGTTCCCGCCGACTACACACACGAGCTGCTCTTCTGCCCCTGCACGGACACGGCGTGCGCGGAGCGTCGGAGGCAGACGATTGTACCAAGCTGCTCGTATGAAAGCGTGGAAAAACCCAACTGCATCACACAGATGAAGATCTGCAACGCCGACTATGTGTGCAG GTCTCGCCTGGCTCAGTTCCAGTACGACTGCGAGCCCTCCGAATCGTCTGCCAATGGCTGCAAGCAAGGCAACTATGGAGCCTGTCTCCTCGCCTACACAGGGCTCATAG GAAGCACAATAACTCCCAACTATGTCGACAACTCCACATCCAGCGTGGCTCCGTGGTGCTCCTGCTCGGCCAGTGGGAGCCGGAAAGAAGACTGTGATCAGTTCCTGGGATACTTCACCGACAACATCTGTCTCC GGAATGCTCTTATGACGTTTGGAAGTGAATCAGACCAGCAGCCAACTGTCAGCCAGTCCAGTACACCCAGCCCCGGCCACGGCAGCAGAGAAAACAGGAGCACCGCATCTCCACCAGACACCATAGAAACTATGAGGAACATCCTGGATACAATAATACCAACACAG GCCCTGGGGAATGAACTACTAGTGGGCCAGTCCACCCTGCCATCCAACAGCCTCCCAAACTCTGCTTCACCTCCCAGCTTAATGCTCCAAGCTGCCTTCGGCCTTCTGTTGTTGCTCCTTCATCTGCTCAACAATGGACACTAA